A window of Sphingomonas astaxanthinifaciens DSM 22298 genomic DNA:
GCGCGCCGGGGCACAATGCCGCCCAGGCCGTGCTCGCCGACCGCCGTCCGTGGAAGCGGAGGGCATGAAGCCGCTCGAGGGGATCCGCGTCCTCGATCTTTCCCGCGTCCTCGCCGGCCCCTGGTGCACCCAGCTCCTCGCCGACCTCGGCGCCGACGTCATCAAGATCGAGCGGCCCGGCGTCGGCGACGACACCCGCCATTGGGGACCGCCCTGGCATGGTGAAGGGGACAGCAAGGTCGCCGCTTATTTCCTTGCCTGCAATCGCGGCAAGCGCAGCGCCGCGATCGACCTCGCCAGCCCGGACGGCGCTGCGCAGGTCCGCGCCATCGCCGACACGAGCGACGTCGTGGTCGAGAATTTCAAGGTCGGCGCACTTGCCAAATACGGTCTCGACGCCGCTTCCCTGCGCGCCCGCAACCCGCGCCTCGTCTATGCCAGCATCACCGGCTTCGGCCAGGATGGACCGCGCGCCGGCCAGGCCGGCTACGACTTCATGATCCAGGGCCAGGCGGGCCTCATGAGCATCACCGGCCTCCCCGACGAGGTCGAGAATGGCGGCCCGTTGCGCGCCGGCGTGGCGGTCGTCGACCTCTTCACCGGCATGTATACCGCGAGCGCGATCCTCGCCGCGCTGGTCCGTCGGGCCGCGAGCGGGGAGGGGGCGACCATCGACAGCGCGCTGTTCGACTGCGGCCTCGCGCTCCTCGCCAACCAGGCGTCCAACTATCTCGTCAGCGGCGCAAGCCCGCCGCGGCAGGGCAATACGCACCCCAATCTCGTGCCCTACCAGCCCTTCGCCTGCGCCGACAAAGCCCTGATCATCGCCGTCGGCAACGACCGCCAGTTCGCCGCGCTCGCCGCGCTCCTCGGCAAGCCCGACTGGGCAACCGACCCCCGCTTCGCCACCAATGCCGAGCGGATCGCCCACCGGTCCGAGCTCGTCGCCGCGATCGAGGCGATCACCCGCACTCGCCCCGCCGCCGACTGGTACGAGGCCTGCGAGCGCGCCGGCATCCCCGCGGGCCCGATCAACAGCATCGCGCAGGCGCTCGCCGACCCGCAGGCCACGCATCGCGCCATGCTCCGCGAGATGGAGAATTTTCGCCTGCTGTGTGGCCCCGTCCGCCTCGACGGCGAACGGATGGATTCGACCCGCCCCCCGCCCCGCCTCGGGCAGCACACCGCGGAAATATTGGCGGAACTCGGCGCTTCCTGAAGCCTTCTCTTGATCTAACCCCAGGATCAGGAGCTCACCACCCATGCGCACCCGCCAGCTCGGCAGCAGCGACCTTCACGTCTCCGAGATCGCGTTGGGCTCGTGGCTGACCTATGGCGTCGGGGTCGAGGCCGATGCCGCCCGCCGCTGCCTCGACGCCGCCTTCGACGCCGGGATCAATTTCATCGACACCGCCAACGTCTACGGCGGCGGCGCGGCCGAGCGCTTCCTCGGCGAGGCGCTCGCCGACCGGCCGCGTGACAGCTATGTCCTTG
This region includes:
- a CDS encoding CaiB/BaiF CoA transferase family protein translates to MKPLEGIRVLDLSRVLAGPWCTQLLADLGADVIKIERPGVGDDTRHWGPPWHGEGDSKVAAYFLACNRGKRSAAIDLASPDGAAQVRAIADTSDVVVENFKVGALAKYGLDAASLRARNPRLVYASITGFGQDGPRAGQAGYDFMIQGQAGLMSITGLPDEVENGGPLRAGVAVVDLFTGMYTASAILAALVRRAASGEGATIDSALFDCGLALLANQASNYLVSGASPPRQGNTHPNLVPYQPFACADKALIIAVGNDRQFAALAALLGKPDWATDPRFATNAERIAHRSELVAAIEAITRTRPAADWYEACERAGIPAGPINSIAQALADPQATHRAMLREMENFRLLCGPVRLDGERMDSTRPPPRLGQHTAEILAELGAS